In Halobacteriovorax sp. DA5, the genomic window GCCTCCAGCTCCTCATTCTTCACGTTCAGCTGACCCATTGAGGCCAACACGTCCCTAAGGTCATCTTTGCTGATGATGCCGTCCCTGTTCTGGTCAATGATTGTGAAGGCCTCCTTGTACTCCTGAATCTGGCTCTGCTCAAACATGGAGAAGACGTTGGAGGAACCCTCTCCTCCTCCTGCCCTCCTCTTAGCCTTTTTGGGTGCCA contains:
- a CDS encoding EF-hand domain-containing protein, producing the protein APKKAKRRAGGGEGSSNVFSMFEQSQIQEYKEAFTIIDQNRDGIISKDDLRDVLASMGQLNVKNEELEA